The nucleotide sequence tttttataataagctacgtaataaagactactatccttttattccaatttttgtacatatatcagctgaccttttttttttttttttgaaaaaatatatatcttcgtttttttttttttacgaaacaaaatatcattattctattagtgttacttttttttttatttttttgagataattgttattttctttattctctgttattagtattactctattagtgctacttttttttttttttgaggtaaatgttattttctttataaagtggaaacacttaaatgataataaatataagataaaattttagtgaataaaatttaatttaatttataatacataggatatattaaattaataaatttaaagtattttttttaaagaaaaattagtttacaaaattacaaatatttaaattaatgatataatttttattatggaTTAAGAATActctttatgtcattttacatttatgagctagttgaaccgctatatTTACCAAAcccttcagttagcttatcagctaaaagctatcagctaacttatcagctaaaagctatcagctatccgttatttttaccaaacagagccttggTGTGTGGTTCTAAAGCGTGAATACAAggatttcaactttttttttttctagtaaaAATAAAAGGCACGCATTTTGTAAAATGTATTCTACGGATCAGAAAGTACCAACAACGTCATAGAAGTAATTCTCATTAACGCAAAAGCTACTCTTACTATCTTTAAGTTTAAAAGTTATACGTGAGTTTGGAGCAAAATCGCATCAAAAAATAGTTAACCAAACACGTGAGTTTTGTTGTAAAACTGAACCAAACAAGAACTAATTCACAACATCACTCGTGTTcaacttcataaaaaataataaaaataatattaaaaacttaaaactgTCGTCTTTGGAACCAAAATGAGATACTTTAAAATAACCTCTCTACCGAAATTTCGTAAAATCAGTTTAAAAGATgagtaaaaagagaaaaaattggaTCAAAAATGGGATATgacgtcatgttgactaacggAAAAACTGACGAAAGGGACAAATtgtaacttttaaaaatttcagGCGGAGGTTTTAACTTTTTTTCGAATTTGGAGGAATTTGcacaattttataatttcaagAAATACAAGTGTGTCCTTAAGAAGCTTAACTATTAACTAAAttattcccttaaaaaaaaactaaattattatttttggacaAAAACTCAATTTAGTTTACTTTACTAACATACTTTATCATCATtacctaaaaattaaaaataaaataattttgcaagtagtttagtttattttactagaatatgtaaattaatttaaatattaaaagcaaaaatgctaatactaataattaaaaataaaataaattgaattctCTATAAATTCacatgaatttatttttgtctattgataaaaattaataaaaaattattccctaattaaattacttttatttttggatttctaaataatatgttaaatgaatcaattttcaaatatatcattttagtgGCCTCGAGTTCATATTTCCCATTCAACAAGTAAAAATTTGGCTATTCGTGGCATTATCCCTTTAGAAGCGTGTTTGTGTGTGGTTGgttgtgtaacaccccgatatcccaaagcaattaaataataaatataacatcAGAGTTTAACATCAAATCGGgtatgtcacactactttttaaaatttcttaaatagaatataaaactatttaataaacatcattcataaaacatcaataatttgcGGCGGAATATTCTTCAAACATTAAACATCAACATCCAACAATAAATCCTAGCACAAAGGCCGCAACATAAATATTCATCATTAATTGtttcaaataacaataaaaggctccacaacaggtttccaaaatttgatacattaggaatgaaaataaataagtaatcccataccgtacgtatcagagccctagacacttgagccaccacctactactcaggatcatctgcaagttactcatatgaatggcaacatttccaagcagaaggggtgagattcacaacaataataatagatataaaattcatcaattgaatctaacaccctaacatagtaataattattcaatatacaatatatatttcataattaacaacatcaacaataatggtaattacaaccaacaacaacgactcatgcaactactagacaacaccgctaagactcctcgacaatgcgacagtgcacatgcatgtggtaccaatttacatggcagaagccctcactaaatattgaatggttaaagcattcatcaaggcataagccctcacgctttgaacaacaaggtgttccagggcatgagcccttcACCCATTTTCTATTCAATCAAAGAACAAACAGCTCagatactgggcaactcgcctcgcgagtgcatATGCTCGTCATGGCGAGCTCAGGCTGGCGAACAAGAAAaggggtgctctcgggagttttgacatttttctcactaaatcttcattttaaagctccctattcatctttttaatctaaaaattatctcagtcctctctaaaatcatttaggcactcaaaactaaccaattaacaccttataacaacaatctgaAAATCAAGGTTCTCACtcactaactcgccatggcgagtggttctgctcgagaggcgagccatgaagttgctcacgcGCGAGGCGAGACAGGGTTACTCGCGGgacgagcgatgaacatcagtacgggcagaatgcaggtttttcccaaaaatctcattttcctcaatttcactccccaaattagtttacagatgtaAAACTAAATGCTGTATGCAATCAAAActtatttctaacatcaaaccAGTGATTCCTACACTCAATTCATCCAAAAACCAAAGGATTCAAcataaacccaaaatccccaatttctaccataaacctgttaaaccaaaatcataattaaaaatctatactactgaagcaaacctcacccttaccttaattcaaaTGAACAAATGCACAAAAATCTGGTTCACTTGGCtctacttggctcttctccctttttctcccaaaatttgtctgttgtacgtgaaactgctttctGACTATTTCTTTTCCTACTCCCAatacttaactcccctttatttcatttaactcccccttaattctattaatttctaattaaatccccaacctccaaaataataataattctcacatattctaattaatattaaaataaaccatataataaaatataacacaccacataatcaacaataattatttaaaatcatataaaagactctaataaatcataaataaataaaataacgactagggcgttacaggttGTGGGTATGTCGAGGACACTACCCATATGTTTCTGTCATGTCCAACTTTCAATGCTATTTGGCCGTTGGTGCGGGCGTGGCTTGGATTTGATGGAGCAGACTCAAGTTATTTTAGATCATTTCttgcaatttattaattatgcagGTAGTTTGAAATCGCGACGATCCCTTTTTCATCTGATATGACTCTTGTGGAATGAACGAAATAATGGGTTATTCAAGAATCAACAAACCACTATTCCACGTatgttagataaagtaaaatcatattCTCTATGGTGGTTGAAAGCGAGTAACACTACCTTTATTTTCAATACTCATTTGTCGTGGTCGAGCCCACTTATGTGTTTGGGTATCATctaatttttatctatttttgacAAACTTGTTGTACTTTTCGTAATTATTTTGGCACGCTTTGTGCTTATGCGATTGCATTTGTTagtgttaatataatttattttggcttataaaaaatatatataaaaaattttggGGTAGGATTTTTACGGTCTATGTAATTAATTTGacagtaaaaatatttttacatagaccgtaaaaatatttgattattttatacgcAAAAATATTTTCCCGCTTTCTCAAGGCTTCAATCTCTGAAAATCTCAAACTTCAAAACCCCCAATTTCAACGCTCTCAATCTAAAACCTAATCGTCCAATTCACGAACGACAATCTCGCTCCTACTTCTCCGCCGTCCGCGCCGCCATGCCTCGACGGTGGGAACGGAAGAAACGCTTCATCTCAACCTGCTTCTCTCACGCTGTTCAAAAATCTCACGCCGTTCAAACATCTCACGCTTGCGTCAAAACTGCTTCGTCGTCACTTTGCAATTTTCTCTAGGTTTGTCGTGATTATATTCTGTTTCATTATCTAAATTTGGTTAATTCTAAATGTTGTTGTGCTTACACTCTTAGCGAATTATCACATTTGTCGTGATAGCACGAATCTTGCGCGCATATTTCCTATTTACTAAGCATGAACTCCGACACGAACACGACACGGACACGGTCACGTCCACAAATGTAAAAAGATAGACaccaatttatttaattaaaatgtatggacactcctcggattagggtTGTCGTGTCTGACACCGACCGACACGTATAattacacttaattatgtaattttctctaatttttagCGGTGTCGGCGTTGTCTTCGATGGTGCTAAACAGCGATACACAAGAAGATGCGAAAAGTGGGGTGGAAAAGTTTCAGGTCAAGATATTGGGAGATAGTAGTGCTCAGATCACGGAGGATGTCCTATCTAGTTCAAATGTTGGGATAACCGATTCCAAGTTATCTGGCTCTGCATCAAGTGCTAGTTTGACGAATGGGCATGCAGCTCCTATGTATTCAGCTGGTATCAGAAATGGCAATGAAACTTGGTTCGAAGTTGGACGATCCAAGACTTATACCCCAACTGCTGATGACATTGGTCACGTCCTTAAGTTTGAATATTCTGTAGTTGATGCAGTGACAAAATCACCTGTGGGACAAGCTAGCACTTTACAAACTAATAGGGTCATTCCTGCTCCTTCACCAATTCCTCGCCGAATTATACGTGTTGATGGGATGGGGCATTTAGACCTAGATAGGCGCATGACATCTTCAGGAACTTTTACTGCTCTGTCATACAATGTCTTGTCTGAGACATGTGCCTCAAATGATCTCTATAGCTACTGCCCTCCGTGGGCACTTTCTTGGCCATATCGCAGGCAAAATTTGTTACGGGAAATTGTTGATTATGCTGCAGACATAATTTGCCTTCAGGAGGTACATTAACATGTTCTTCGTTAtggttttggtggttgaaaaacatgattaatatattgtttcttcaactttttATGAGTTTGGtgttatgttaatatttgaatttatttcacAATTGGTTACCCGTCTTTAAAGTGTTCAAATCTTGTTTGTTTTGATGCATGCTTGATTATGGAATTGGTTGTGTCAAAATACCTGCTACATGCAGCTTATTCTATTGTATTAAAACTTGGATTGCCACAGTTATAAATGATTAGGATACTcttatgaatttcataaataacaACGAACCATTTCTATAATTTCCATGCATGTGAATCTGTGTtgtccgttttttttttatcggttTGGATGGGGTGTGGGAgtttaatttagaatttttattttctgatgACCTATAAGTTCACAATACAATCCCTTGGGaacatatgaaaatattaaGTAGAAGATAACAGTTCACCTTTTTTCCTCCAGGTTCAAAATGACCATTATGAGGAATTTTTTGCTCCTGAATTGGACAAACATGGCTATCACAGTCTTTTCAAGAGAAAAACAACCGAGGTTATTGCAATACTCTGGTCCCTTGTGGTCCTAAgtcttcatatatatatattttttatgttaacctGCTAATTGTGGGTTTACAGGTATCCAGTGGCACCACAATTGATGGTTGTGCGACATTTTTTCGCAGAGACAAATTTTCCCATGTGAAGAAATATGAGGTTgggaattgattttttttgtttacagtTACTTGAGTTCCATTTGTACAGACATTAGAATCATGTGTGGCTTGCATGCAGGTTGAGTTCAATAAGGCTGCACAGTCTTTAACCGAGGCCATGATTCCAACCGCTCAGAAGAAAGCTGCCTTGAATCGGCTAGTCAAGGTGGCTTATTTCCCCAAAGATTACATTTCAGTTCTGCTTTACTGGATAGTCCTCTGACTTTTGCTTACCAAAATTTCATTGTACTCTTAGGATAATGTTGCACTAATAGTGGTTCTAGAAACAAAAGTTAACAATCAACTAGTTGATAATCTTGGGAAAAGACAACTTCTTTGTGTGGTAAGCTCTTTTTTGTTGCTTTAATTTACAGTCGTTTTTGTTCGTCTTAATTGTCCATGATGTGTGTTACATAGATGGCATTTTATTTCCATTGCTTTTGTTTGTTGTTCCTCAGTACCAGATTGTAATTGCAACATTTGTTGAGTATTTGTCCCAAAAGGATAATCTAGTGCCACACTTCATGGATATTGACTATTATTAATTATCCATTTGTCAGTAAGAGTCGTCATTGTCAAATATCTGATAAAGATGTATACATAGGGAGAGATAGAGAGACCATCTTAGGTTGTCGAGGTGGTCTGGTACTCTGGTGTCTTATTTTGCTAATGGTTGTTAGTCATGTATAAAATCTTATAATTGTAGTGGCCTTAAGTTGCTTTTCTTTCCCATTTATTGGCTGTAAAGTCTCATAAAAGGGGCCATGTTAGATATTTGGTTTCAGAGATTCATTTTTAAACCACATGTCAATATTGCTTTTGTGGACTTAGGCAAATACACATGTTCATGTTCAGCAAGATTTAAAAGATGTCAAACTCTGGCAGGTAAgctatttttttggtttgtttcaTGCTTTACGGTTAGTTTTGAAAGTAGCAGCTACTAATTTTCTCCCCTCTCTTTAGGTGCATACTCTCTTAAAGGGGTTGGAAAAAATAGCTACAAGTGCGGACACTCCAATGTTGGTTTGTGGAGACTTCAATTCTGTTCCAGGAAGGTATGGTGAATTCTttctcaatttaattttattttattgtgcaagggttatttatttgtttacatAAAAGGTTATTCTGAACTTTGTTGCAGTGCTCCTCATGCACTTCTTGCAATGGGGAAGGTAGACCCGTCACATCCTGATTTAACAGTTGATCCGCTTAATATTTTACGCCCTCATAGCAAGTTGGTTCACCAATTGCCACTGGTAATATATTCATCAAAGTGCTTCTCTTAAAGATATGGTTTATTGATGATGCATGTTTACCCATTTTAGTTCTATATACTCTTTCCAATCTTTTgccttatttaatttattattggttGTATGTGACTTCAAATTTTAGGTCAGCGCATACTCGTCTTTTGCAAGAACAGCAGGTCTTGCATTCGAGCAGCATAAAAGGAGACTGGATGGCGGAACAAACGAACCTTTGTTCACAAGCGTTACTGGAGATTTTGTAGGCACTCTAGACTACATATTTTACACAGGTGAATGTCTTGCCATGTtgcatttttgttataaatttgaCTTTGTCATATTTTTATGAAGTTGTACGGGTTTTGGTTTCAGCGGATTCATTAGTTGTGGAGTCATTATTGGAGTTATTGGATGAAGAGAGTTTGAGGAAGGACACTGCACTTCCTTCACCTGGATGGTCCTCGGATCATATAGCACTCCTAGCCGAGTTCCGCTGCTGCAAAAATAAGTCTAAGTCTAGGCATTGATACTTTAAGGTAGGTACAATTCTTACCCTTCCCTTCCATATTTGTATTTTTGCTTGATTTGTATTGATGTTGTTAAGATTTTTTGTTTAAGAATATTGTATTaatatttagaaaaattattGGCTGAAgccattttatttcttttgttatgGACATATTGATGGCTTAATGCTTAGATGCTGCTGGAATTTATAGTTGGAAATTCTCTCATGTTGAAGTTATCAGTTTCATATTCTTTGAACATTTTGTTTTGTAGTTGCTCGTATAAACTCTAAAAGGCTGGGTAACTAAGTGTTTATTATCTGACAAAGGATGAGCTTGATTAGGTTGTCACTTAGAGTGTGAGATTAGGATGTAATGGATGAAAATAATGACATGGTGGAATTGGAAGTGCTTAAAGCCTGCCTTATAATTTTGATATACGACTAGCTTTGTATAGACATAAAAACTCAGTACCAGCTATCTCCACTGTgttaagattttataaaattttatgacACGAAAACTTTTTAAACTAGTGCTAAACTTTATTATAACACATGCCTGGTAATAATTTTAAACCAGTACCTAAACAATCTAAAAGTAAAACTGAAGTCCTGTAAATTTCTGACAATACTCATACATTATAGTAAAATTACATGGTCCTAATTATATTTCAACCAATGCATCTGTTTCACCCATATAGAACTGTGGTTTATGTGATTTGTTGGAATACTGGATTTGCTGTTGTATTCGCCTGCCTTTGAAAAATTTCCCTTCCTTCTTTATGAATCTAATGAAATGAAGTAGGGCCTACTATTTGGTATATCccgtcttttctgacattattCACTCGTGTGCTGGTTAAAACTTAACTATGTGAATCTCAATATGATTATAAAAGAATGTTCAAGTTTATATTTCACCGACTTATAACTCCAATCCCACATCAGTTTCTTGTTCTGTGCCAGGATAGTTTAATTCGTTATTGTTATTGATAATAGTAATTCAATCTTTGTTTTGTAGTTCAGATCCAGTCCAGAGACACATAAAGAAAAAGGCTGAAAGAAGCATTTGGCCAGAAGTTATTGTAAGAATGGTGGATCGTGCATGTATTTTCCAGGTATCTCCACGCGGGATCCTTGCAGTGATCTGCTTTGTATCATGTTACCTTACTCATAGAAAAATTACGGTGATCATGCCTTATTACTTCTTCTTTGTCCCTTTTCCCTCCCAACCTTCGCTTCAAATCTTTTTCCCTTTGTAAAGGcaaaaatttcttcaaagaTGCCTTACTGGCTCTAATACATCCTAGTGAACAAACCATGTTTTTTCCAATTTAGTGGCGGCTGAGcccatgttttttcttttacttgtcttacaagtaaaagaaaaaatcttgACCCATCTTTTGGGAAAACACAAAAGTATCCCCACAGTGAAATCGAATGGGGATGAGAAATCGAATCTCATCCCCATCCCCTTTTCCGATGGATTTGAGTATCCCCACagtgaataatatatatttttagatatAAATAAAGGTATTTTTTTAGTCTCGAGCGCAATATTTTGATGTATTATTCAACAAAGAGATGACAACGATCGATGGTTGTGGTGATTGAGAAGACTGAGACTCAGACTGTGTTAGTGAAATGATTTATAGTttgagtttctatttatataaaaagggtAGTAAATTGATTTGTACATTCGGGACGAGTTTGAGTATGAGTTCGGGATGGATACCTATACCCAAACCTCGTCAAAGCAggggaaaacccgtcaaattgaaTTTGGTTTCGTCGGGTACCCACTGATATGAGTTTTGTTGCCATAGCTAACCGTGACAAGAAGAAACTTTTGAATAAGGTCCATTTCTGCAGCCTAGATGGTGCTAGATGGTTGTGAGTAACAAAATCACATCGTTACACAACTCTTGGAAAACACGTTTATTGGTGACATTGATGCTTCAAATTATGAAgttttagaaccctaaaactgaGAAATTCGGGGGAAACAATTTTGGCTGTTGACAACCCAAATCTAATTTTGGCTCACGATTGTAGCAATGTGTCATCAAAGTATTTTGTTTTATCATAACCACATGGACTTGGTTAATGAACCTTTTAGCTACtatgattattaaaaaatatggtagTAATTTATTAGATTGTTGATGGTTGGTGAAACTATAAGATTTAACAAGTTGTCATGAGATTaagattgattaattaattcacTAATGTCTTTCTTTGATTGATTATAAACTCTTTCTGTCCCAATTATACCTTCACATGTCACTCCTCATAGATCTCAATTTCACTCTTATCTTTGATGTCTCGCTCAATTAGCTAAAAGATAAGCATTATGTTTTGACAGTGTGTGTGTGATTGTAAATCTAATTCGATGTCTTACAACCAACATCTACAAATGTCCTTACCCATATGTCCCTTACATGGGATGTCTATGTCTACCACGCTCCAAGTCAAAAGATCAATATCAATTGAATGTCGGAGAAGCATTAAGAGCACAATGTTGCATCACAACACAGAGAAATTGCTACGAATGTTAGGATAGAGGATAAATGAGACGTTAGTTAGTGACATTTAGGGTGGTTAGTTGATTTGTTAGAGGTAgttagattatataataaataggaGAACACGATTGTAGAAGGATGTCATTCTTGTATGTAAACGTTGAGTAAATAGAGCAGTCAGCAGAAGGGAAACGCCTGTTGGAAAGTACCTTTTTTATCTCAGTCTTTGaataaaattgtgtttttgttatCCATTTATTTCCTTCAATTTGCCAATTCTTTAGTGTTCCAAAGGCCATCTACGCGGGGATCCTTCCCTTATTTAGCACCATGGTTAATAGGCACACTCATTGTgacatcaataaataaatatgatgtTTATAAAGATGGATGCTTTTATAggcactctctctctctcctgtTACTCATGGATCCTacatgtataattaattatattttttctctatattcaaatattgtattattttaatattaaaaaataaattatataatagttgCATATAAtagttaaattatataataattgcAAATAATAGTTTcttgaattattaataaaaataataataaatattgtttttttatatttataactaaATTACTTCAATATTTTAAGATGCTGGGTTGGAGAGATTGAATGCTTATTCGGTATTAATTATAAAACGAATGACGTGTACAATTGAAACCCGTTTAAGCACCCAAATTGGGTGCTGCATTGTGGATGGTCTAACATAAAACATGTATCCAATTAATCTTTTTTACATCAATAGTTATGTAGTTGCGAAGTAAACAAATCAGTCTGCATTAGGTAAACCGTTTTGAGTTTGACGATGCAACTTTTACCTCGGACTTGCAGATTTTTAGTGTTCGGAAATTTAATGCACCTCGCATTCTAGTAGATGGAAAAAGTTTTCTAGCTGAGGACAACAATTGGTTATTGCTTCAATTCTTAAGGACGTTCTTGGATATATGTTACCTTATCTTTAATAAGTATGAGATGTGTGTCTTCAACATTTCTTGCAAATTCAAGGTTAATCTCCTTTACATCGCTGGCTATAAGAAGAAGTAATCAAGTTCCAAACCAAAACACCATTTACCACACACAAGGATCTGACTCCTCTAAACTAAACAAATCACTTTTTCGAAGAAGGCTGAGGGTATTTTTGGATTGACTTTTGGGAGTCAAGTGATCATGAAGAGTTAAAATTGATTTGGTCAGTCATATTTGGAGTTTCTCGATTAGATTGCTTTTATCTTTAGAATTGATAATTTGAAGTTACGATTTATAGCTTTTGCGTGCAAACATGACTTTTACATTAAAATTGTTATGCTCACTTTCATGTGAATGGATCTAAACTTAAGCAATTTTACATTAAACTCACTTTTATCAAAACTCATTTttacaattaaaacaaaataaatttttgccACCATAGAACTCCAGTATGCTCTATTTTACTTTTGGAGGATGCAAAATTAATTCAAGaattgtataattgattttgatatatttgaGTGTTTTCGAGTAGAATTTACCTTGATTCAGAATTGAATCTAAATTAAAGTTGTTAAGACATATTATGATTCTCCATTTATTGTACTTATATTGTAATTATACTAGGAGTAATTagtatttttgtataattaaattttatatttctttgtcTCCAAATCCTATAATATAAATAGGACCATCTACTTGTACTTGAGACACACATTGAATATAGAGATATTTATCGTATCTTTCTGAGTTTCTACATGGTAGAGCTtaggtttctttttctttttttcgagtaaacgatttttttttttttttattcagttggTTTGTTGCTTGCTTTTCCAATTATTCTATATGTTTTGGCTAGATAAATGAGTTCCTAACAATGGATCACTTATGTCTATAGGTAACCAGACCTACATGGATATAACTCTATCGGTAAGGGATGTTCTTAGTCCTTCTGGAGATTGGAACATTGATTTTCTCATAAATAACTTGCCAGCTGACACTGTTAATCAAATTCTTGCGCTTCCAATCcctaatgatgatgatggtccAGACTCTATTGGGTGGGGTGGAACCAATACCCACCATTTCACAGTTCAAAGTGCTTATTCTTTGCAACATCAGGATTGCCCGATTTTGGAAGGTGACTGGAAAAGTATTTGGAAGTGGCATGACCCACATCGCATCCAAACCTTTATTTGGTTGGCTACGCACGAGCGTATTCTTACAAATTTCAAAAGGAGTAAATGGGGTGGTGGAATCTCTCCTACTTGTCCGTGTTGTGgaaatgaagatgaaattgtTCTTCATGTGCTTCGCGATTGCATCCACGCTACCCAAGTATGGCTTTACATCGTTCCATATGATTTTATaactaatttcttttctttcgaTTGCAGGGATTGGTTCTTCAATAACCTCATCAAGAAAGACATTGGGACGAACAGTTTAAGTTGGAAGACAACTTTCATGACGACATGTTGGTACTTGTGGAAGTGGAGgaatgaaattatttttgaagctgattttatt is from Medicago truncatula cultivar Jemalong A17 chromosome 1, MtrunA17r5.0-ANR, whole genome shotgun sequence and encodes:
- the LOC25483579 gene encoding carbon catabolite repressor protein 4 homolog 2 isoform X1, which translates into the protein MVLNSDTQEDAKSGVEKFQVKILGDSSAQITEDVLSSSNVGITDSKLSGSASSASLTNGHAAPMYSAGIRNGNETWFEVGRSKTYTPTADDIGHVLKFEYSVVDAVTKSPVGQASTLQTNRVIPAPSPIPRRIIRVDGMGHLDLDRRMTSSGTFTALSYNVLSETCASNDLYSYCPPWALSWPYRRQNLLREIVDYAADIICLQEVQNDHYEEFFAPELDKHGYHSLFKRKTTEVSSGTTIDGCATFFRRDKFSHVKKYEVEFNKAAQSLTEAMIPTAQKKAALNRLVKDNVALIVVLETKVNNQLVDNLGKRQLLCVANTHVHVQQDLKDVKLWQVHTLLKGLEKIATSADTPMLVCGDFNSVPGSAPHALLAMGKVDPSHPDLTVDPLNILRPHSKLVHQLPLVSAYSSFARTAGLAFEQHKRRLDGGTNEPLFTSVTGDFVGTLDYIFYTADSLVVESLLELLDEESLRKDTALPSPGWSSDHIALLAEFRCCKNKSKSRH
- the LOC25483579 gene encoding carbon catabolite repressor protein 4 homolog 2 isoform X2, translating into MVLNSDTQEDAKSGVEKFQVKILGDSSAQITEDVLSSSNVGITDSKLSGSASSASLTNGHAAPMYSAGIRNGNETWFEVGRSKTYTPTADDIGHVLKFEYSVVDAVTKSPVGQASTLQTNRVIPAPSPIPRRIIRVDGMGHLDLDRRMTSSGTFTALSYNVLSETCASNDLYSYCPPWALSWPYRRQNLLREIVDYAADIICLQEVQNDHYEEFFAPELDKHGYHSLFKRKTTEVSSGTTIDGCATFFRRDKFSHVKKYEDNVALIVVLETKVNNQLVDNLGKRQLLCVANTHVHVQQDLKDVKLWQVHTLLKGLEKIATSADTPMLVCGDFNSVPGSAPHALLAMGKVDPSHPDLTVDPLNILRPHSKLVHQLPLVSAYSSFARTAGLAFEQHKRRLDGGTNEPLFTSVTGDFVGTLDYIFYTADSLVVESLLELLDEESLRKDTALPSPGWSSDHIALLAEFRCCKNKSKSRH